One Paenibacillus crassostreae DNA segment encodes these proteins:
- the dinG gene encoding ATP-dependent DNA helicase DinG yields the protein MKFAVLDFETTGNQSTDEIIQVGLAIIEEDLSISQVYGSFVNPGISIPPFISQLTGITAGDVENAPSLEEMLMELVPLLDDVVLVGHNIAFDFNFLQNALDRCGYLPFAGRLLDTIDLLKISFPSLSTYQLGLVTSQFGIQHDRPHQADSDALATAHVLLKCLDELISLPLISLQRINEIFGDDDSDLAWFFDVLCREKEKEPAQDLEKHTFYRRLALAVEDWTDISAPRDDADDNPLKNMEFNEYLEKIQDQLRTLMPQYEARESQNMMFNEVMKALQDEKHLLIEAGTGTGKSLGYLIPAIYQSVKREQKVMISTHTINLQEQLRERDIPLLTQVIPFPFKAAVFKGRQHYLCLRKFEHKINTRDFSNPKEDMLIAAQMIVWLTQTLTGDDEELNLVGRGADFWETVSSDSDSCLGRACPWFRKCYYHRAKHEASIADVVITNHSKLFTDVKAGHQLLPAYEYLVVDEAHHLEDVAGKHLGLHMRYFNVIHTLVRLYKDNRNGQFPVLRDQLRQSFNEKSQDWAVLIDRMSGDLVEVKEHWDRLSDMLFTLLPERSDAAPGETGQFVLRLQPSKKPKDWEELAAIENQIYVSLGEVIRNADKMINEIRENLDDQQLESLLTDVSGLVKDLATQREDLHFFISLNDVTNVYWMEANGHYRSKSLQMYAVPIDVSKQLKEVFFDKKKSIILTSATLSIDKSFQYMIENLGLQEAADKDQVNTVMLPSPFRYRDQALLVIPRDFPSVKGSIGDALFVETLVKSLADTAIATHGRMLVLFTSYRMLRQVHEPLTKALSSTDIAVIGQGVDNGSRTKLIRRFQDSSASVLLGTSSFWEGVDIPGEALTCLAIVRLPFQPPNHPLVEAKSELLQQQKKNPFMKLSVPQAVIRFKQGFGRLVRTANDRGIVIVYDTRVIESYYGKYFLYSLPGPKMEHMPTNQMVPRISEWLQDDSR from the coding sequence ATGAAATTTGCTGTACTGGACTTTGAAACTACGGGCAACCAGTCCACGGATGAGATCATTCAAGTGGGGCTTGCCATTATTGAGGAAGATCTATCAATATCACAAGTATATGGATCATTTGTTAATCCCGGGATATCTATTCCTCCTTTTATAAGTCAATTAACAGGCATCACAGCTGGTGATGTTGAGAATGCTCCTTCATTAGAAGAAATGTTGATGGAGTTAGTTCCACTGTTAGATGATGTTGTTTTGGTAGGTCATAATATTGCCTTCGATTTTAATTTTTTGCAGAACGCACTCGATCGATGTGGTTATTTACCATTCGCTGGTCGGTTGTTAGACACCATAGATTTGCTAAAAATAAGTTTTCCCTCATTATCGACATATCAATTAGGTCTAGTTACTTCACAATTCGGTATTCAGCATGATCGACCGCATCAAGCCGATAGTGATGCATTAGCAACTGCGCATGTGTTACTGAAATGCTTAGACGAATTAATTAGTCTTCCGCTTATTAGCTTACAAAGAATTAATGAAATATTTGGTGATGATGATAGTGATTTAGCTTGGTTCTTCGATGTTTTGTGTCGTGAGAAAGAGAAAGAGCCCGCACAGGACTTGGAGAAACATACATTTTATCGTCGCTTGGCATTAGCAGTTGAAGATTGGACGGATATTTCAGCGCCACGAGATGATGCAGACGATAATCCATTAAAGAATATGGAATTCAATGAGTACCTTGAGAAAATTCAAGACCAACTTCGCACATTGATGCCTCAGTATGAAGCACGAGAATCACAAAACATGATGTTCAATGAAGTAATGAAAGCACTACAGGATGAAAAGCATCTACTTATAGAAGCTGGAACAGGTACTGGTAAATCACTAGGATATTTGATTCCTGCTATCTATCAAAGTGTGAAGCGTGAGCAGAAAGTTATGATCAGCACGCATACGATTAACCTTCAAGAGCAGTTACGTGAACGTGATATTCCACTGTTAACTCAAGTAATACCCTTTCCATTTAAAGCTGCCGTTTTTAAGGGTAGACAACATTATTTGTGTTTGAGAAAATTTGAACATAAAATAAATACTAGAGACTTCAGTAATCCTAAAGAGGATATGCTTATAGCTGCACAAATGATCGTATGGTTAACGCAGACTTTGACAGGTGATGATGAAGAATTAAATCTTGTCGGTCGTGGTGCGGATTTCTGGGAAACAGTGTCCAGTGATTCGGATTCTTGTCTGGGTCGGGCCTGTCCTTGGTTCCGTAAATGTTATTATCATCGAGCTAAACATGAAGCGAGTATTGCGGATGTTGTCATTACTAACCACTCTAAATTGTTCACGGATGTGAAAGCGGGTCATCAATTATTGCCTGCTTATGAGTATTTAGTCGTTGATGAAGCTCATCACTTAGAAGATGTTGCAGGTAAACATTTAGGGCTACATATGAGGTATTTCAATGTGATCCACACCCTTGTACGACTGTACAAAGATAACCGAAATGGACAATTCCCTGTTCTACGAGATCAACTTCGCCAATCGTTTAATGAGAAATCTCAGGATTGGGCTGTACTGATTGATCGTATGAGTGGTGATTTAGTTGAAGTGAAGGAGCATTGGGACCGATTAAGTGACATGCTGTTTACACTGCTACCTGAGCGAAGTGATGCTGCACCTGGAGAAACGGGACAATTTGTCCTTCGCTTACAACCTTCAAAGAAGCCAAAAGATTGGGAAGAACTAGCAGCAATAGAGAATCAAATTTATGTTTCGTTAGGTGAAGTTATCCGTAATGCTGATAAAATGATAAATGAAATCAGAGAGAATCTTGATGACCAACAATTAGAAAGCCTCCTTACAGATGTAAGTGGTCTTGTGAAAGATTTAGCAACTCAACGAGAAGACCTGCATTTCTTTATCTCACTAAACGATGTAACGAATGTATATTGGATGGAGGCTAATGGCCACTATCGTAGTAAGTCATTACAAATGTATGCCGTTCCTATTGATGTTAGTAAGCAATTGAAGGAAGTATTCTTTGATAAAAAGAAGAGTATTATTCTAACTTCTGCAACACTTTCTATCGATAAGTCTTTCCAGTATATGATCGAGAATTTGGGACTTCAAGAGGCGGCAGACAAGGATCAAGTGAATACAGTCATGCTTCCATCACCATTCCGTTATCGAGATCAAGCCTTATTAGTTATTCCACGTGATTTCCCAAGTGTGAAAGGGAGCATAGGTGATGCACTCTTTGTTGAAACATTAGTGAAGTCGTTGGCTGACACCGCGATAGCTACGCATGGACGTATGTTAGTATTATTTACTTCATATCGGATGCTACGACAGGTCCATGAACCGTTAACTAAAGCCTTATCATCCACAGATATTGCAGTGATTGGTCAAGGAGTGGACAATGGAAGTAGAACTAAGTTGATTCGTCGATTCCAAGACAGTAGTGCTTCAGTATTACTTGGCACAAGTAGCTTTTGGGAAGGGGTAGATATTCCAGGTGAAGCGTTAACTTGTCTGGCTATCGTACGACTGCCCTTTCAACCTCCGAACCATCCACTTGTGGAAGC
- the panD gene encoding aspartate 1-decarboxylase, which yields MFRHMMKSKIHRATVTEANLNYVGSITIDEDLMEAANILENEKVQIVNNNNGARLETYAIPGPRDSGVICLNGAAARLVQPGDTVIIISYAVMSEESLQSHKPTVVFVDENNKPVQLMDKEVHATIL from the coding sequence TTGTTTAGACATATGATGAAATCTAAAATTCACCGAGCAACAGTTACTGAAGCGAATTTAAATTATGTTGGAAGTATTACTATAGATGAGGATTTAATGGAAGCGGCAAATATTCTCGAAAATGAAAAAGTTCAGATCGTAAATAATAATAATGGTGCACGCTTGGAAACGTACGCTATTCCTGGTCCAAGGGATAGTGGAGTTATATGCCTTAATGGAGCAGCTGCACGGTTAGTTCAACCTGGGGATACGGTTATTATTATTTCGTATGCTGTTATGTCTGAGGAAAGCTTACAATCACATAAGCCAACAGTTGTATTCGTTGATGAGAACAATAAACCTGTTCAATTAATGGATAAAGAAGTGCATGCGACGATTCTGTAA
- a CDS encoding tetratricopeptide repeat protein produces MFQHVFAEMNDMLEEIVKHYPTAQETQKQLLLQRWNMLKAMSDGIIEEWLCFEEKMSTFREYMVLSPVFSLAATPEMEMESFIRGQGYFKLLMFRQSIQQFSNIVNEMPDSVLARLYIAMAHLHLEETSEALVQFHRILPMAEHNRLKAMIYNALGCIHVKLSDTSKAQEYFALALQNDPTMPDPLVNLQVCSHNHGQLQYGSQLISLF; encoded by the coding sequence ATGTTTCAACATGTATTCGCTGAAATGAACGACATGTTAGAGGAAATTGTCAAGCATTACCCAACAGCACAAGAGACTCAAAAGCAACTTTTGCTTCAAAGGTGGAATATGCTTAAAGCGATGAGTGATGGAATTATTGAGGAATGGCTCTGTTTTGAAGAGAAAATGAGCACATTCCGAGAATATATGGTACTCTCACCTGTGTTTTCTTTAGCTGCAACACCTGAAATGGAGATGGAGTCCTTCATACGCGGTCAAGGGTATTTCAAATTACTGATGTTTCGTCAATCGATCCAGCAATTTTCTAATATTGTTAACGAAATGCCTGACAGCGTGCTCGCCAGACTATATATTGCTATGGCCCATCTTCATTTAGAGGAGACAAGCGAAGCTCTTGTACAATTTCACAGGATTCTTCCTATGGCAGAGCATAATCGTTTAAAAGCAATGATCTATAACGCTTTAGGATGTATTCACGTCAAATTATCGGATACATCTAAAGCTCAGGAGTACTTTGCGTTGGCTTTACAGAATGATCCGACCATGCCTGATCCACTAGTTAATTTACAGGTGTGTTCCCACAATCATGGTCAACTTCAATATGGAAGTCAGCTTATTTCATTATTTTAA
- the panC gene encoding pantoate--beta-alanine ligase codes for MKVIRSISELKHELQQYRVSSQHNAKIGLVPTMGFLHNGHASLMTRAREFADVVVVSIFVNPIQFGPGEDYETYPRNEERDLALAEKQGVDIVFIPTVAEMYPQPTKTKIRVSERTDRLCGASRPGHFDGVTTVVSKLINIVQPQFAFFGQKDAQQVAVLQQMVMDLNINVEIVPCPIVREEDGLALSSRNVYLNTEERKQALVLSRSLRDAEVAFNDSKSVTASELREKILSMIQSSPLAKIDYIEVLTFPELIPVADNAIVTEVESQIIIALAVKFGTTRLIDNMLFMPKGAFSIV; via the coding sequence ATGAAAGTTATTAGATCCATTTCTGAATTAAAACATGAGTTACAACAATATAGAGTAAGCAGTCAGCATAATGCAAAGATTGGATTAGTACCAACTATGGGATTCCTCCATAATGGACATGCGAGTCTGATGACTCGTGCACGTGAATTCGCTGATGTAGTCGTTGTTAGTATCTTTGTCAATCCAATCCAATTTGGACCTGGTGAAGATTATGAGACATACCCACGTAATGAAGAACGTGATTTAGCGTTAGCTGAAAAACAAGGTGTCGATATTGTTTTTATACCCACAGTTGCTGAAATGTATCCTCAACCGACAAAAACCAAAATTAGAGTGTCTGAACGAACCGATCGTCTATGTGGAGCATCTCGTCCGGGACATTTTGATGGTGTGACGACTGTTGTAAGTAAATTGATCAACATTGTGCAACCTCAATTCGCCTTTTTTGGACAGAAAGATGCTCAACAAGTTGCTGTACTTCAACAGATGGTTATGGATTTGAATATCAATGTGGAGATTGTTCCATGTCCGATTGTAAGAGAAGAGGATGGACTAGCACTCAGCTCCAGAAATGTTTATTTAAACACAGAAGAACGTAAACAGGCCCTTGTGCTCTCTCGTTCCCTTCGCGATGCGGAGGTGGCATTTAATGATAGCAAGTCTGTAACAGCATCTGAATTGCGTGAGAAGATATTATCTATGATTCAGAGTTCGCCACTCGCAAAGATCGATTATATAGAAGTGCTGACATTTCCTGAATTGATTCCAGTGGCCGATAATGCCATTGTGACAGAGGTTGAATCTCAAATAATAATTGCGCTTGCTGTGAAGTTTGGAACAACTCGACTTATTGATAATATGTTATTTATGCCAAAGGGGGCTTTTTCAATTGTTTAG